From one Anguilla rostrata isolate EN2019 chromosome 12, ASM1855537v3, whole genome shotgun sequence genomic stretch:
- the LOC135236415 gene encoding integrin-linked protein kinase isoform X1, translating into MDDIFTQCREGNAVAVRLWLDNTENDLNQGDDHGFSPLHWACREGRSSVVDMLIMRGARINVMNRGDDTPLHLASSHGHRDIVGKLIQCKADANTANEHGNTPLHYACFWGQDLVAEDLVTNGAQVSICNKYGETPLDKAKPHLRDLLKERAEKLGQSLTKIPYKDSFWKGTTRTRPRNGTLNKHAGIDFKQLSLLAKINVNHSGELWQGRWQGNEIVVKVLKVRDWTTRKSRDFNEEYPKLRIFSHPNVLPMLGACQSPPASDPIIITHWMPYGSLYNVLHEGTNFVVDQTQAVKFALDIAAGMAFLHTLEPMIARLYLNSRSVMIDEDMTARISMADVKFSFQCPGRMYSPAWVAPEALQKKPEEINRRSADMWSFAVLLWELVTREVPFADLSNMEIGMKVALEGLRPTIPPGISPHICKLMKICMNEDPAKRPKFDMIVPILDKMQDK; encoded by the exons ATGGACGACATCTTCACCCAGTGCCGGGAGGGCAACGCGGTCGCCGTCCGCCTGTGGCTGGATAACACGGAGAACGACCTCAACCAGGG ggatgACCACGGCTTCAGCCCCCTGCACTGGGCGTGTCGGGAGGGCCGGTCCAGCGTGGTGGACATGCTGATCATGAGGGGGGCGCGCATCAACGTGATGAACCGCGGAGACGACACGCCCCTCCACCTGGCGTCCAGCCACGGGCACCGCGACATCGTGGGCAAG CTGATCCAGTGCAAGGCCGACGCCAACACGGCCAACGAGCACGGGAACACGCCGCTGCACTACGCCTGCTTCTGGGGCCAGGACCTGGTGGCCGAG GACCTGGTAACTAACGGCGCCCAGGTGAGCATCTGTAACAAATACGGAGAGACTCCGCTGGACAAGGCCAAACCACACCTGAGGGACCTTCTGAAAG aGCGCGCCGAAAAGCTGGGACAGAGCCTCACCAAGATCCCCTACAAAGACAGCTTCTGGAAAGGCACGACTCGAACCCGACCTC gtAACGGCACTCTGAACAAACACGCGGGCATTGACTTCAAACAGCTGTCCCTCCTGGCCAAGATCAATGTGAACCACTCTGGAGAG CTGTGGCAGGGTCGCTGGCAGGGGAATGAGATTGTGGTGAAGGTGCTGAAGGTTCGAGACTGGACCACCAGGAAGAGCCGTGACTTCAATGAGGAGTATCCCAAACTCAG GATATTCTCCCACCCGAACGTGTTGCCCATGCTGGGGGCGTGTCAGTCGCCTCCCGCCTCCGATCCCATCATCATCACGCACTGGATGCCCTACGGCTCCCTCTACAATGTGCTGCACGAGGGCACCA ATTTCGTGGTGGACCAGACGCAGGCGGTGAAGTTCGCGCTGGACATCGCCGCCGGGATGGCCTTCCTGCACACGCTCGAACCCATGATCGCCCGCCTCTATCTCAACAGCCGGAGCGTGATG ATCGACGAGGACATGACGGCCAGGATAAGCATGGCGGACGTGAAGTTCTCCTTCCAGTGTCCCGGCAGGATGTACTCCCCCGCCTGGGTGGCCCCTGAAG ccctgcagaaGAAGCCAGAGGAGATTAACCGGCGCTCGGCGGACATGTGGAGCTTCGCCGTCCTGCTGTGGGAGCTGGTGACGCGCGAGGTCCCCTTCGCCGACCTGTCCAACATGGAGATCGGCATGAAG gtGGCCCTGGAGGGACTCCGCCCCACCATCCCCCCGGGGATCTCGCCCCACATCTGCAAGCTGATGAAGATCTGCATGAACGAGGACCCGGCCAAGAGGCCCAAATTCGACATGATCGTTCCCATCCTGGACAAGATGCAGGACAAGTGA
- the LOC135236415 gene encoding integrin-linked protein kinase isoform X2, which translates to MDDIFTQCREGNAVAVRLWLDNTENDLNQGDDHGFSPLHWACREGRSSVVDMLIMRGARINVMNRGDDTPLHLASSHGHRDIVGKLIQCKADANTANEHGNTPLHYACFWGQDLVAEDLVTNGAQVSICNKYGETPLDKAKPHLRDLLKERAEKLGQSLTKIPYKDSFWKGTTRTRPRNGTLNKHAGIDFKQLSLLAKINVNHSGELWQGRWQGNEIVVKVLKVRDWTTRKSRDFNEEYPKLRIFSHPNVLPMLGACQSPPASDPIIITHWMPYGSLYNVLHEGTNFVVDQTQAVKFALDIAAGMAFLHTLEPMIARLYLNSRSVMIDEDMTARISMADVKFSFQCPGRMYSPAWVAHTALQKKPEEINRRSADMWSFAVLLWELVTREVPFADLSNMEIGMKVALEGLRPTIPPGISPHICKLMKICMNEDPAKRPKFDMIVPILDKMQDK; encoded by the exons ATGGACGACATCTTCACCCAGTGCCGGGAGGGCAACGCGGTCGCCGTCCGCCTGTGGCTGGATAACACGGAGAACGACCTCAACCAGGG ggatgACCACGGCTTCAGCCCCCTGCACTGGGCGTGTCGGGAGGGCCGGTCCAGCGTGGTGGACATGCTGATCATGAGGGGGGCGCGCATCAACGTGATGAACCGCGGAGACGACACGCCCCTCCACCTGGCGTCCAGCCACGGGCACCGCGACATCGTGGGCAAG CTGATCCAGTGCAAGGCCGACGCCAACACGGCCAACGAGCACGGGAACACGCCGCTGCACTACGCCTGCTTCTGGGGCCAGGACCTGGTGGCCGAG GACCTGGTAACTAACGGCGCCCAGGTGAGCATCTGTAACAAATACGGAGAGACTCCGCTGGACAAGGCCAAACCACACCTGAGGGACCTTCTGAAAG aGCGCGCCGAAAAGCTGGGACAGAGCCTCACCAAGATCCCCTACAAAGACAGCTTCTGGAAAGGCACGACTCGAACCCGACCTC gtAACGGCACTCTGAACAAACACGCGGGCATTGACTTCAAACAGCTGTCCCTCCTGGCCAAGATCAATGTGAACCACTCTGGAGAG CTGTGGCAGGGTCGCTGGCAGGGGAATGAGATTGTGGTGAAGGTGCTGAAGGTTCGAGACTGGACCACCAGGAAGAGCCGTGACTTCAATGAGGAGTATCCCAAACTCAG GATATTCTCCCACCCGAACGTGTTGCCCATGCTGGGGGCGTGTCAGTCGCCTCCCGCCTCCGATCCCATCATCATCACGCACTGGATGCCCTACGGCTCCCTCTACAATGTGCTGCACGAGGGCACCA ATTTCGTGGTGGACCAGACGCAGGCGGTGAAGTTCGCGCTGGACATCGCCGCCGGGATGGCCTTCCTGCACACGCTCGAACCCATGATCGCCCGCCTCTATCTCAACAGCCGGAGCGTGATG ATCGACGAGGACATGACGGCCAGGATAAGCATGGCGGACGTGAAGTTCTCCTTCCAGTGTCCCGGCAGGATGTACTCCCCCGCCTGGGTGGCCC acacagccctgcagaaGAAGCCAGAGGAGATTAACCGGCGCTCGGCGGACATGTGGAGCTTCGCCGTCCTGCTGTGGGAGCTGGTGACGCGCGAGGTCCCCTTCGCCGACCTGTCCAACATGGAGATCGGCATGAAG gtGGCCCTGGAGGGACTCCGCCCCACCATCCCCCCGGGGATCTCGCCCCACATCTGCAAGCTGATGAAGATCTGCATGAACGAGGACCCGGCCAAGAGGCCCAAATTCGACATGATCGTTCCCATCCTGGACAAGATGCAGGACAAGTGA
- the rrp8 gene encoding ribosomal RNA-processing protein 8, with protein MFVEEEEWNDDPDAEALTRAVIRGTERLDSANVTPKGVGKRSLLRTLQTLGSAPKWTNGSLRERSGSDSEGEAVPSSSKRKKKRSKKRKRARGAGNEGEEKGKREGEEEDQGAVVAKKKQPKEAKSTNAGKPELVRDRQSEEDPRPETTDAGGSKLSRQQWRNRSKMKRKSKNKFRPRDDETTARAEKAAPEAPEPGAGESEAAATPSVPDGEERTVRAQTPKGEKNATARKGAKRKEGGEEESGVRLAGARPGTDKKRRRENRKATLGDGSEGTAGSSGTAAEPDEGGKPGTETGETLGPEPDVRMKPRESREKRMLAEKLRRMLHGGGGGSGGKARSAEQEEEEDRETEQKEDGEEEDGAGEAKAADESVPDRSGALRARMEQRLESARFRYLNEQLYSCTSREARRMFLRDPQAFGVYHRGYTAQVQRWPVNPVDAIISYIKHKPASLVVADFGCGDCKIARSVKNEVHCFDLAPVCDLVTVCDMAHVPLGNATVDIAVFCLSLMGTNLADFLVEANRVLVMGGTLKIAEVASRFENVRGFAGALSGLGFKLVAKDTENSHFYSFEFVKTGGAADRHGRAGLELRPCVYKKR; from the exons ATGTTCGTTGAAGAAGAGGAATGGAACGATGACCCAGACGCCGAAGCTCTAACGCGTGCAGTAATCCGTGGCACTGAGCGATTGGACAGCGCGAATGTAACG CCGAAGGGGGTTGGCAAGAGGAGCCTGCTGCGGACCCTCCAGACTCTGGGTTCGGCTCCCAAGTGGACCAATGGCTCGCTCCGAGAGCGCAGCGGCAGCGACAGCGAGGGCGAGGCCGTCCCCTCTTCCtccaagaggaagaagaagagaagcaAAAAGCGAAAGAGGGCTCGAGGGGCCGGGaacgagggagaggagaagggaaaacgagagggCGAGGAAGAGGATCAGGGGGCGGTCGTGGCCAAAAAGAAACAACCCAAGGAAGCAA AATCCACCAACGCGGGAAAGCCCGAGCTTGTGAGGGACAGGCAGAGCGAAGAAGATCCGCGTCCAGAGACGACGGACGCGGGCGGAAGCAAACTGTCCCGACAGCAGTGGCGGAACCGGTCGAAGATGAAGAGAAAGTCCAAGAACAAGTTTCGGCCGCGGGACGACGAGACGACGGCGCGCGCCGAGAAAGCGGCCCCCGAGGCGCCGGAGCCGGGGGCGGGCGAATCGGAGGCGGCGGCGACGCCTTCCGTTCCCGACGGAGAGGAACGAACCGTCCGAGCGCAGACGCCGAAGGGCGAAAAAAACGCCACGGCGCGGAAGGGGGCGAAgcggaaagagggaggggaggaggagagcggcgTCCGTCTCGCAGGCGCCCGGCCTGGCACCGACAAGAAGCggaggagagagaacagaaaagccACGCTCGGGGACGGATCGGAGGGGACGGCGGGATCTTCAGGCACAGCTGCGGAGCCGGACGAGGGGGGTAAGCCTGGGACAGAGACGGGGGAGACCCTGGGCCCTGAGCCGGACGTGCGGATGAAGCCgcgggagagcagagagaagaggaTGCTGGCGGAGAAGCTGCGCCGCATGCTgcatggcggcggcggcggctccggCGGCAAGGCGCGCTCCgccgagcaggaggaggaggaagacaggGAAACGGAGCAGAAGGAGGACGGGGAAGAGGAGGACGGCGCGGGCGAGGCGAAGGCGGCGGACGAGAGCGTCCCGGATCGCTCGGGCGCCCTGCGGGCCAGGATGGAGCAGCGCTTGGAGTCGGCGCGGTTCCGCTACCTGAACGAGCAGCTGTACTCCTGCACCAGCCGCGAGGCTCGGCGCATGTTCCTGCGGGACCCGCAGGCCTTCGGGGTCTACCACCGCGGCTACACCGCGCAGGTGCAGCGCTGGCCCGTCAACCCCGTGGACGCCATCATCTCCTACATCAAGCACaa GCCCGCCTCCCTGGTGGTGGCGGACTTTGGCTGCGGCGACTGCAAGATCGCGCGCAGCGTGAAGAACGAGGTGCACTGCTTCGACCTGGCGCCCGTCTGCGACCTGGTCACCGTCTGCGACATGGCCCAC gtccCTCTGGGCAATGCCACCGTAGACATTGCTGtgttctgcctctctctgaTGGGCACCAACCTGGCGGACTTCCTCGTCGAGGCCAACCGCGTGCTGGTgatggg gggcACGCTGAAGATCGCGGAGGTGGCGAGCAGGTTCGAGAACGTCCGTGGCTTCGCGGGAGCGCTCTCGGGCCTGGGCTTCAAGCTGGTCGCGAAG gacacgGAGAACAGCCACTTCTACTCGTTCGAGTTCGTGAAGACGGGCGGGGCGGCGGACCGTcacgggagggcggggcttgagCTGAGGCCGTGCGTCTACAAGAAGCGCTGA